A genomic window from Desulfovermiculus halophilus DSM 18834 includes:
- a CDS encoding GAK system ATP-grasp enzyme yields MWHIGVVGTPGGRSSEWLADEVRDQTGHSLLVDMTSVTLDLSRGTAFFRGRDLLELDGLIVKKIGSRYSPDLLDRLEMLRFLHRRGLPIFSPPESMMRVVDRLSCTVALQLAGIPMPPTVVTEDIEEAKQAVRRFGQAVLKPLYTSKARGMRVIGDTPDLDREMRAYSAENAVIYIQKKIDLNGRDLGLVFLGGEYLTTYARCNPGPSWNTSTASGGRYQAYAPSRGCIDLASKAQGQFDLDFTCVDVAETEDGPVVFEVSAFGGFRGVWEAQGLNAARMFTSYVMQRIRAGG; encoded by the coding sequence ATGTGGCACATAGGTGTGGTGGGAACCCCGGGAGGGCGGTCTTCGGAGTGGCTGGCCGATGAGGTCAGGGATCAGACCGGGCATTCCCTGCTGGTGGATATGACCTCGGTGACCCTGGATCTCAGCCGGGGGACCGCTTTTTTTCGGGGACGCGATCTGTTGGAGCTGGACGGGCTGATAGTCAAAAAGATCGGCAGCAGATACTCCCCGGATCTTCTGGACCGGCTGGAGATGCTGCGGTTTTTGCATCGCCGGGGACTGCCGATCTTTTCCCCCCCAGAGAGCATGATGCGGGTCGTGGACCGGCTGAGCTGCACTGTGGCCTTGCAGCTGGCCGGGATCCCCATGCCTCCCACGGTGGTGACCGAGGATATAGAGGAGGCCAAGCAGGCTGTGCGCAGGTTCGGCCAAGCAGTGCTCAAGCCGCTGTACACCTCCAAGGCCAGGGGGATGCGGGTGATTGGAGATACACCGGATCTGGACCGGGAGATGCGGGCCTACTCGGCCGAGAATGCAGTCATCTACATCCAGAAAAAGATAGACCTCAACGGGCGGGATCTGGGGCTTGTCTTTCTGGGCGGGGAATACCTGACCACCTATGCCCGGTGCAATCCAGGACCATCCTGGAATACCTCCACAGCCAGCGGAGGCCGGTATCAGGCCTACGCGCCCAGCCGGGGGTGCATTGATCTGGCCTCCAAGGCCCAGGGCCAGTTCGACCTGGATTTTACTTGTGTGGATGTGGCCGAGACAGAAGACGGACCGGTGGTCTTTGAGGTCTCGGCCTTTGGCGGGTTCCGCGGTGTCTGGGAGGCACAGGGACTGAATGCCGCCCGGATGTTCACGTCCTATGTGATGCAGCGGATCAGGGCGGGGGGATGA
- a CDS encoding amphi-Trp domain-containing protein — translation MAEDNEFVHESVQDTATIQGLLRALQEAVAEQRIVLSAEGREMILTPASMLHLSITGRKKGAGNKLKIEISWEDASVFETEQEKHISIQSSTGE, via the coding sequence ATGGCGGAAGATAACGAGTTCGTCCATGAATCGGTCCAGGATACGGCCACCATCCAGGGCCTGCTGCGGGCCCTGCAGGAGGCCGTGGCAGAGCAGCGGATCGTTTTGTCCGCCGAGGGGCGGGAGATGATCCTGACCCCGGCCTCCATGCTGCATCTGTCCATAACCGGAAGGAAAAAGGGAGCCGGGAACAAGCTGAAGATTGAAATTTCCTGGGAAGATGCCTCGGTCTTTGAGACGGAGCAGGAAAAACATATATCCATCCAATCCTCAACCGGGGAATAA
- a CDS encoding PhoU domain-containing protein, producing the protein MTASGLHDNFRFLILEVISHIRQTSTFLLAPEAELYEYIVSRDDYIDNLKNSIENACYAHIASAAEYRLSTQAINTYRAVQTIAVNLERIADYCVNIVHQVHHLSDPNFLQAYDYQSMIREILSGMDEIHTALQEKSLPRTLHICRTENTLDKMCKARFDRIMDELQHGPRCPGDYMTVVFIIRYLERIGDALLNIGEAILFAIIGEKIKIHQFQALQENLTKSGLPAELSEVDLTYIWGSRSGCRIGRVENTNRTHSRQESIFKEGARKKIRREKECLEHWQGIFPEMVPKIFSFHEDMEQDTASLLLELLPGCTVDETVLTTDMDTVRNAFFILREVLEEVWTQSVADRKVQTRYIPQLRKRLEAILNVHPHFRRRRENIGRAVLPSTEELLQAAAVVEQELPAPFSVFIHGDFNTNNLVYSHGEQKIHFIDLHRSTYGDYVQDVAVFLVSNYRIPVFNPALRFRLNWLNASMYGFALDFARWRGDWTFQARLALALSRSFYTSTRFELNPDFAKSMFLRAHYLLDRLAAHRDQGWESFVLPREVVTS; encoded by the coding sequence ATGACCGCGAGCGGACTCCACGATAACTTTCGGTTTTTGATCCTGGAAGTCATCAGCCATATCCGGCAGACCTCGACCTTTCTTCTGGCTCCTGAGGCGGAGCTGTATGAATACATCGTCTCCAGGGACGATTATATCGACAACCTGAAAAACAGCATTGAAAACGCCTGTTACGCCCATATCGCCTCAGCCGCAGAGTACAGGCTTTCCACCCAGGCCATCAACACCTACCGGGCTGTGCAGACCATTGCGGTCAATCTGGAACGCATAGCCGACTACTGCGTGAATATCGTTCACCAGGTCCACCATCTGTCCGATCCCAATTTTCTGCAGGCCTACGACTACCAGAGCATGATCCGGGAAATACTGTCCGGAATGGATGAGATCCATACCGCCCTTCAGGAGAAGAGCCTGCCCCGGACCCTGCATATCTGCCGCACTGAAAACACCCTGGATAAGATGTGCAAGGCCAGGTTCGATCGGATTATGGACGAGCTGCAGCATGGGCCGCGCTGCCCCGGGGACTACATGACCGTGGTGTTCATCATCCGGTACCTGGAGCGGATCGGGGATGCGCTTCTGAACATCGGAGAGGCCATCCTGTTCGCCATCATTGGAGAAAAGATCAAGATCCATCAGTTCCAGGCCTTGCAGGAAAACCTGACCAAGTCCGGGTTGCCAGCCGAGCTTTCGGAGGTGGACCTCACCTATATCTGGGGCTCCAGATCCGGGTGCCGGATCGGGCGGGTGGAGAACACGAACCGGACCCATTCCAGACAGGAATCGATCTTCAAGGAAGGGGCCCGGAAAAAGATCCGCCGGGAGAAGGAGTGCCTGGAGCACTGGCAGGGGATCTTTCCGGAGATGGTGCCCAAGATATTCAGCTTTCACGAAGATATGGAGCAGGACACGGCTTCTCTCTTGCTGGAGCTCCTTCCAGGATGCACTGTGGATGAGACGGTGCTGACCACGGACATGGATACAGTGCGCAATGCATTCTTTATCCTGCGGGAAGTGCTGGAGGAGGTCTGGACCCAATCCGTGGCGGACCGCAAGGTGCAGACCAGATACATCCCCCAGCTGCGCAAGCGCCTGGAGGCGATCTTGAATGTTCATCCCCATTTCCGGCGCAGGAGGGAAAACATCGGCCGCGCCGTGCTCCCATCCACAGAGGAGCTGCTGCAGGCCGCAGCGGTCGTGGAGCAGGAGCTGCCCGCTCCGTTCTCGGTCTTTATTCACGGGGATTTTAATACCAATAACCTGGTTTACAGCCACGGGGAGCAAAAGATTCATTTCATCGATCTGCACCGCTCGACCTACGGGGATTATGTCCAGGACGTGGCGGTGTTTCTGGTCTCCAACTACCGCATACCGGTTTTTAATCCCGCTCTGCGCTTTCGCTTGAACTGGCTGAACGCCAGCATGTACGGCTTTGCCCTGGATTTTGCCCGCTGGCGGGGGGACTGGACCTTTCAGGCCCGTCTGGCCCTGGCCCTGAGCAGGTCGTTCTATACCTCGACCCGGTTCGAGCTGAATCCTGACTTTGCCAAAAGCATGTTTTTGCGGGCGCACTATCTCCTGGACCGGCTGGCAGCCCATCGCGATCAGGGCTGGGAGTCCTTTGTCCTGCCCCGGGAGGTCGTTACGTCCTAA